A single region of the Mycobacterium lentiflavum genome encodes:
- a CDS encoding branched-chain amino acid aminotransferase, whose amino-acid sequence MTSGLLEFTVQHASNPASGAERDSILADPGFGKFFTDHMVSVDYDGTGQGQGWHNARVIPYGPIQLDPSAIVLHYAQEVFEGLKVYRWADGSVVSFRPEANAARMRGSARRIAIPELPDELFLESLRQLIAVDNAWVPRAGGEEALYLRPFIFATEPGLGVRPAKHYRYLLIASPAGAYFKNGINPVDVWVSTDYVRACPGGTGAAKFGGNYAASLVAQVEAAENGCDQVVWLDAVERRFIEEMGGMNLFFVLGSGGTSRLVTPELSGSLLPGITRDSLLQLALDAGFTVEERKIDIDEWQKKAAAGEITEVFACGTAAVITPVGRVKYADTEFTIGDGRPGEVTMALRNTLTRIQRGTFADTHGWMTRLG is encoded by the coding sequence ATGACGAGCGGCCTGCTAGAGTTCACCGTTCAACACGCGTCTAATCCCGCTAGTGGCGCAGAACGTGACTCCATCCTGGCCGACCCCGGATTCGGCAAGTTCTTCACCGACCACATGGTTTCGGTCGATTACGACGGAACCGGTCAAGGCCAGGGCTGGCACAACGCCCGGGTGATCCCGTACGGCCCAATCCAGCTGGACCCGTCCGCGATCGTGCTGCACTACGCGCAGGAAGTGTTCGAGGGGCTCAAGGTATACCGCTGGGCCGACGGCTCGGTCGTGTCATTTCGCCCGGAAGCCAACGCCGCCCGGATGCGCGGGTCCGCGCGGCGCATCGCCATTCCCGAGCTGCCCGACGAGCTCTTCCTCGAATCCCTGCGCCAGCTCATTGCTGTCGACAACGCGTGGGTGCCCAGGGCGGGCGGCGAAGAGGCGCTGTATCTGCGGCCGTTCATCTTCGCGACCGAGCCGGGGCTGGGGGTGCGGCCGGCCAAGCACTACCGGTACCTGCTGATCGCTTCGCCCGCCGGCGCGTACTTCAAAAACGGCATCAACCCCGTCGACGTTTGGGTGTCAACGGATTACGTGCGGGCCTGCCCGGGCGGTACCGGTGCGGCCAAGTTCGGCGGCAACTACGCCGCGTCGCTGGTGGCTCAGGTCGAAGCCGCGGAAAACGGTTGCGACCAAGTGGTTTGGCTCGATGCAGTCGAGCGTCGCTTCATCGAAGAGATGGGCGGCATGAACCTGTTCTTCGTGCTGGGCAGCGGCGGCACCTCTCGGCTGGTCACCCCGGAGCTGTCCGGCTCGCTGCTGCCGGGCATAACGCGGGATTCGTTGCTGCAGTTGGCACTTGACGCAGGTTTCACGGTCGAAGAGCGCAAGATCGATATCGACGAGTGGCAGAAGAAGGCCGCCGCTGGGGAGATCACCGAAGTATTTGCTTGCGGCACCGCGGCGGTCATCACGCCGGTCGGGCGGGTGAAGTACGCCGACACCGAGTTCACCATCGGCGACGGCCGGCCGGGTGAGGTGACGATGGCGCTGCGCAACACGCTGACCCGCATTCAGCGGGGGACCTTCGCCGACACGCACGGCTGGATGACGCGGCTTGGCTAA
- the gcvT gene encoding glycine cleavage system aminomethyltransferase GcvT: protein MSDATEPLKGPLEDRHRELGASFAEFGGWLMPVSYAGTVSEHHATRNAVGLFDVSHLGKALVRGPGAAQFVNSRLTNDLGRIEPGKAQYTLCCTESGGVIDDLIAYYVDDDEIFLVPNAANTAAVVEALQASLTGAAPDGLTITNEHRGYAVLAVQGPRSSDVLAELGLPTEMDYMAYADASFAGVPVRVCRTGYTGEHGYELLPPWDTAGVVFDALVTAVSNAGGEPAGLGARDTLRTEMGYPLHGHELSLDISPLQARCGWAIGWKKDEFFGRDALLAEKSAGPRRLLRGLKMLGRGVLRPGLTVQVGENPVGLTTSGTFSPTLQTGIALALIDTDAGVEDGQRVTVDVRGRAAECEVVRPPFVELKTR, encoded by the coding sequence GTGAGCGATGCGACGGAGCCACTCAAGGGACCGCTGGAAGATCGTCATCGTGAGTTGGGCGCCAGTTTCGCCGAATTCGGCGGCTGGCTGATGCCGGTGTCGTACGCGGGCACCGTCAGCGAGCACCACGCGACGCGAAATGCCGTGGGCCTGTTCGACGTCAGCCATCTCGGCAAGGCGTTGGTTCGCGGTCCGGGTGCCGCGCAGTTCGTCAACTCAAGGCTGACCAACGACCTCGGTCGCATCGAACCGGGTAAGGCGCAATACACGTTGTGCTGCACCGAATCTGGCGGCGTTATCGACGACCTGATCGCGTACTACGTCGACGACGACGAGATTTTTCTGGTGCCCAATGCCGCCAATACGGCCGCGGTGGTCGAGGCGCTGCAGGCCTCGCTGACCGGAGCTGCGCCCGACGGCCTGACCATCACCAACGAGCATCGCGGCTACGCAGTGCTGGCGGTGCAGGGCCCGCGCTCGTCCGACGTGCTCGCCGAGTTGGGGCTGCCGACGGAGATGGACTACATGGCCTACGCCGACGCCTCCTTCGCGGGAGTGCCGGTGCGGGTCTGCCGCACCGGGTATACCGGCGAACACGGCTACGAACTGCTGCCGCCCTGGGACACCGCCGGTGTGGTGTTCGACGCTCTGGTGACGGCGGTGTCGAACGCGGGCGGCGAACCGGCCGGTCTGGGCGCCCGCGACACCCTGCGAACCGAGATGGGTTATCCGTTGCACGGCCACGAGTTGTCGCTCGACATCTCGCCGCTGCAGGCGCGCTGCGGCTGGGCGATCGGCTGGAAAAAGGACGAGTTCTTCGGTCGCGATGCGCTGCTGGCCGAGAAGTCGGCGGGGCCGCGACGGCTGCTGCGGGGTCTGAAAATGCTGGGCCGCGGTGTATTGCGGCCCGGGCTGACGGTGCAGGTCGGGGAGAACCCGGTGGGGCTCACCACATCCGGGACGTTTTCGCCGACGCTGCAGACCGGCATCGCGCTGGCGTTGATCGACACCGACGCCGGGGTCGAAGACGGCCAGCGGGTCACCGTCGACGTGCGCGGCCGCGCGGCGGAGTGCGAAGTGGTACGCCCGCCGTTCGTCGAGCTGAAAACGCGCTAG
- a CDS encoding adenylate/guanylate cyclase domain-containing protein yields MSDSLDFEALEAAGVANARERADLIKYLDDLGFTVDEMAEAELRGRLFGLAGDVLSWSGRPIYTLQTAAEELGITAEDVARAWALLGLTVAGPDIPVLSQADVDALATWLAIRAVVGREGAFGLLRVLGAAMARLAEAESTMIRAGTPDIQMTHTRDELATAQAYRSVAEFVPRLGALIDIVHRHHLTSARTHFEGVLRDTSGSVVCGVGFADLSGFTALTQALTPEQLSHLLNEFAGTVSDVVHSDGGRVVKFIGDEVMWVSSAPEQLLRAAVHLVEHPKARDEGLQVRAGLAYGTVVAINGDYFGNPVNLAARLVAAAAPEQILATSELRDELPDVPAVACGPLALKGFDDPVPAFDLSAGTLPS; encoded by the coding sequence GTGTCCGATTCCCTGGATTTCGAGGCGCTAGAGGCCGCTGGGGTAGCGAACGCGCGCGAGCGGGCCGACCTGATCAAATATCTGGACGACCTTGGCTTCACGGTCGACGAGATGGCGGAAGCCGAACTCCGCGGCCGGTTGTTCGGCTTGGCCGGTGACGTTTTGTCGTGGTCGGGGCGACCGATTTACACGTTGCAGACCGCGGCCGAGGAACTCGGAATAACAGCCGAAGACGTCGCACGCGCCTGGGCTTTACTCGGTCTGACCGTCGCCGGTCCGGATATTCCGGTGCTCAGCCAGGCGGACGTCGACGCCCTGGCGACCTGGCTGGCGATCAGGGCCGTAGTCGGGCGGGAAGGTGCCTTCGGTCTGTTGCGGGTGCTGGGCGCCGCGATGGCCCGGTTGGCGGAAGCCGAGTCGACGATGATTCGCGCCGGGACGCCGGATATTCAGATGACCCACACCCGTGACGAGCTCGCCACGGCGCAGGCCTACCGCTCCGTCGCCGAGTTCGTCCCCCGGCTCGGCGCCCTGATCGACATCGTGCACCGCCACCATCTGACCAGCGCTCGAACGCATTTCGAAGGCGTTCTGCGCGACACGTCGGGCTCGGTGGTCTGTGGTGTCGGTTTTGCGGATCTGTCCGGCTTCACCGCGCTGACTCAGGCGCTGACGCCGGAGCAGCTGTCGCATTTGCTCAACGAGTTCGCCGGCACCGTCTCGGATGTGGTGCACTCCGACGGCGGCCGGGTGGTGAAGTTCATCGGCGACGAGGTGATGTGGGTGAGTTCGGCGCCCGAGCAGTTGCTGCGGGCGGCGGTCCATCTGGTGGAGCACCCCAAAGCCCGCGACGAAGGATTGCAGGTCCGCGCCGGCCTCGCGTACGGCACCGTCGTTGCCATCAACGGCGACTACTTCGGCAACCCGGTCAACCTGGCCGCCCGACTTGTGGCGGCAGCGGCCCCAGAACAGATCCTGGCCACCTCCGAGTTGCGCGACGAACTACCCGATGTGCCCGCGGTCGCGTGTGGCCCGTTGGCGCTCAAGGGATTCGACGACCCGGTGCCGGCTTTCGACCTGAGTGCGGGGACGCTGCCGAGCTAA
- a CDS encoding leucyl aminopeptidase yields MSTEPGYQAPSVTVATSLSKRGAGSSVLVLPVVSTGDEDRPGATVAAAEPFLSEEAVAEILSGLQALEATGASEQVHRLVVSSLPVASVLTVGLGKPQSEWPAETVRRAAGVAARSLGKAESVITTLAELPGEGVAAAAVEGLILGSYRFTTFRSDKTAPKDKGLSKITMLATAKDAKKQVAHGAAVATAVATARDFVNTPPSHLFPAEFAKRARALGESVGLEVEVLDDKELKKGGYGGIVGVGQGSSRPPRLVRLIHRGSKLAKAKKGKAAKRVALVGKGVTFDTGGISIKPAASMHHMTSDMGGAAAVIATVTLAAQLELPIDVIATVPMAENMPSATAQRPGDVLTQYGGITVEVQNTDAEGRLILADAIVRACEDNPDYLIETSTLTGAQTVALGARIPGVMGSDEFRDRVAAISQRVGENGWPMPLPDELKDDLKSQVADLSNVSGQRFAGMLVAGVFLREFVADGVSWAHIDVAGPAFNTGSPWGYSPKGSTGVPTRTMFAVLEDIAEHG; encoded by the coding sequence GTGAGTACCGAACCGGGATACCAGGCTCCTTCTGTCACTGTCGCCACGTCGCTGTCCAAACGCGGTGCGGGTTCGTCGGTATTGGTCTTGCCGGTCGTCTCGACCGGTGACGAAGACCGGCCGGGCGCGACCGTCGCGGCCGCCGAACCCTTCCTGTCCGAGGAAGCCGTCGCCGAGATTCTTTCCGGCCTGCAGGCACTGGAAGCCACCGGCGCCAGCGAGCAGGTGCACCGGCTGGTGGTGTCGTCGCTTCCGGTAGCCAGCGTGCTCACCGTCGGCCTCGGGAAGCCGCAATCCGAATGGCCCGCCGAGACCGTCCGGCGCGCCGCCGGAGTGGCCGCGCGCTCGCTGGGCAAGGCCGAGTCGGTGATCACCACGCTGGCCGAGCTGCCCGGCGAGGGCGTCGCCGCCGCCGCGGTCGAGGGACTGATCCTGGGCAGCTACCGGTTCACCACCTTCCGCAGCGACAAGACCGCGCCCAAAGACAAAGGCCTGAGCAAGATCACGATGCTTGCGACCGCCAAGGACGCCAAGAAGCAGGTCGCGCACGGTGCGGCCGTCGCGACCGCCGTCGCCACCGCGCGCGACTTCGTCAACACCCCGCCGAGTCACCTGTTCCCCGCCGAATTCGCCAAACGCGCAAGGGCGTTGGGCGAGTCGGTCGGCCTCGAAGTAGAGGTGCTCGACGACAAGGAGCTGAAGAAGGGTGGCTACGGCGGCATTGTCGGGGTCGGCCAGGGCTCGTCGCGTCCCCCGCGGCTGGTGCGGCTGATCCACCGCGGCTCGAAGCTGGCCAAAGCGAAGAAGGGCAAGGCCGCAAAGCGAGTGGCGCTGGTCGGCAAGGGCGTCACGTTCGACACCGGCGGCATCTCGATCAAGCCCGCCGCCTCAATGCATCACATGACCTCGGACATGGGCGGGGCCGCCGCGGTGATCGCGACGGTCACGCTGGCCGCACAGCTCGAACTGCCGATCGACGTGATCGCGACCGTGCCGATGGCCGAGAACATGCCGTCGGCGACCGCGCAGCGGCCCGGCGACGTGCTCACCCAGTACGGCGGGATCACCGTCGAGGTGCAAAACACCGACGCCGAGGGCCGGCTCATCCTGGCCGACGCCATCGTTCGGGCGTGTGAGGACAACCCGGACTATCTGATCGAGACGTCCACGCTGACGGGTGCGCAGACGGTGGCGCTGGGCGCCCGCATCCCCGGGGTGATGGGCAGCGACGAATTCCGCGACCGGGTCGCCGCGATCTCGCAGCGGGTGGGCGAGAACGGCTGGCCGATGCCGCTGCCCGACGAGCTCAAGGACGACCTGAAGTCGCAGGTCGCCGACTTGTCCAACGTCAGCGGGCAGCGCTTCGCCGGCATGCTGGTGGCCGGGGTGTTCCTGCGCGAGTTCGTCGCCGACGGGGTGAGTTGGGCGCACATCGATGTGGCGGGGCCGGCCTTCAACACCGGCAGCCCGTGGGGCTACTCCCCGAAGGGTTCCACCGGCGTGCCGACCCGCACGATGTTCGCGGTGCTCGAGGACATCGCTGAACACGGCTAG